In one Kineococcus mangrovi genomic region, the following are encoded:
- a CDS encoding 3-hydroxyacyl-CoA dehydrogenase NAD-binding domain-containing protein, which yields MRMTVIGCGYLGAVHAACMAELGHEVIGIDVDPEKVAALQAA from the coding sequence ATGCGGATGACTGTCATCGGGTGTGGGTACCTCGGAGCCGTCCATGCGGCGTGCATGGCTGAGCTGGGTCATGAGGTCATCGGCATCGACGTCGATCCGGAGAAGGTGGCCGCGTTGCAGGCGGCG
- a CDS encoding cell wall-binding repeat-containing protein, which translates to MRLRPRSLGLAAALALSTALVAGGAPATASPGATLKAAEGNRVYGADRVGTAVAASKSYPSQGADGVVLTRSDTFADALAGAPLASDKGGPLLMTSRTALQPEVAAAIQDVLKPGGTVYLLGDTNALSAGVESAVKALGFTTRRVAGPDRFATAVEIAKLLPGAQTVSVVTGWNFPDGLAAGALMGVVERDAGRSIGVVLLSDGASLGAATQNYLNSRSFATKLAIGGTAVTAVGRGTTGWAQLAGNDRYETAGLVAQQFTSKAFFEDETTVIGVATGENWPDALSGSALLAYAGGPMLLTAKGSLPDSTRNAIGVLKSDATSNGKSIQTVLVFGDQNAVSNTAYDAAVAAAS; encoded by the coding sequence ATGCGCTTGCGTCCTCGTTCCCTCGGCCTCGCGGCCGCTCTCGCGCTCAGCACGGCCCTCGTCGCCGGGGGTGCGCCCGCCACCGCCAGCCCCGGCGCCACCCTCAAGGCGGCCGAGGGGAACCGCGTCTACGGCGCCGACCGCGTCGGCACGGCCGTCGCGGCCTCGAAGTCCTACCCGAGCCAGGGGGCCGACGGCGTCGTCCTCACGCGCTCGGACACGTTCGCCGACGCCCTGGCCGGCGCTCCGCTCGCCTCCGACAAGGGCGGCCCGCTGCTCATGACGTCGCGCACGGCGCTGCAGCCCGAGGTGGCCGCGGCGATCCAGGACGTCCTCAAGCCCGGCGGGACGGTGTACCTGCTCGGTGACACCAACGCGCTGTCCGCCGGTGTCGAGAGCGCCGTCAAGGCGCTCGGCTTCACCACCCGCCGGGTCGCCGGACCCGACCGCTTCGCCACCGCCGTGGAGATCGCCAAGCTCCTGCCCGGGGCGCAGACCGTCTCGGTCGTCACCGGCTGGAACTTCCCCGACGGCCTGGCCGCCGGGGCCCTCATGGGCGTCGTCGAGCGCGACGCCGGCCGCAGCATCGGGGTCGTCCTGCTCAGCGACGGCGCCAGCCTCGGCGCCGCGACGCAGAACTACCTGAACTCGCGGTCCTTCGCGACGAAGCTCGCCATCGGCGGCACCGCCGTGACGGCCGTGGGGCGCGGCACGACCGGGTGGGCCCAGCTCGCCGGGAACGACCGGTACGAGACCGCCGGTCTCGTCGCCCAGCAGTTCACCTCCAAGGCGTTCTTCGAGGACGAGACCACGGTGATCGGCGTCGCCACAGGCGAGAACTGGCCGGACGCCCTGTCGGGGTCGGCCCTGCTGGCCTACGCCGGCGGCCCCATGCTCCTGACCGCCAAGGGGTCCCTGCCGGACAGCACGCGCAACGCCATCGGCGTGCTGAAGTCCGACGCCACCTCGAACGGGAAGTCGATCCAGACCGTCCTCGTCTTCGGTGACCAGAACGCCGTCTCGAACACCGCCTACGACGCGGCGGTCGCCGCGGCGAGCTGA
- a CDS encoding glycosyltransferase family 2 protein codes for MTTSARSSAPSPPRPDAAGFDDTWVVVPLYCEASVIGDVVRGLRERFAHVVCVDDGSTDTSAAEAERAGAVVVRHAVNLGQGAALQTGIAYALRDPRTRSVVTFDADGQHRVEDAAAMVRRLEAEDLDVVFGSRFLDRRTELDRLKRFVLRAAVVYTNRTTGLRLTDAHNGLRVFSRRGAQRLRIRHNRMAHASEIVHQVGRSDLRWAEQPVHVLYTDYSRSKGQSVLNSVNILVETLLG; via the coding sequence GTGACCACCTCAGCCCGCTCCTCCGCCCCGAGCCCGCCGCGCCCCGACGCCGCCGGGTTCGACGACACGTGGGTCGTCGTCCCCCTGTACTGCGAGGCGAGCGTCATCGGCGACGTCGTGCGGGGGCTGCGCGAGCGCTTCGCCCACGTCGTGTGCGTCGACGACGGCAGCACCGACACCTCCGCCGCCGAGGCCGAGCGCGCCGGGGCCGTCGTCGTCCGGCACGCCGTGAACCTGGGCCAGGGCGCGGCGCTGCAGACCGGGATCGCCTACGCCCTGCGCGACCCTCGGACGCGCTCGGTCGTCACGTTCGACGCCGACGGCCAGCACCGCGTCGAGGACGCGGCCGCGATGGTGCGGCGGCTGGAGGCCGAGGACCTCGACGTGGTGTTCGGCAGCCGGTTCCTGGACCGGCGCACCGAGCTGGACCGGCTCAAGCGGTTCGTGCTGCGCGCCGCCGTCGTGTACACGAACCGGACGACGGGGCTGCGCCTGACGGACGCGCACAACGGGTTGCGGGTGTTCTCCCGCCGCGGCGCGCAGAGGCTGCGGATCCGGCACAACCGGATGGCGCACGCCAGCGAGATCGTCCACCAGGTCGGGCGCTCGGACCTGCGCTGGGCCGAGCAGCCGGTGCACGTCCTCTACACCGACTACTCCCGGTCCAAGGGCCAGTCGGTGCTCAACAGCGTCAACATCCTCGTCGAAACGCTGCTGGGGTAG
- a CDS encoding DUF2304 domain-containing protein, producing the protein MLAIQVLLIVVVLVVGVVLVRSTAGARHQAVRRLLLAALVALAVASILVPTAVTAAANVVGVGRGADLLLYGLVIAFLGFVVSSYRRARHLEETVTELARRLALDEAPPPEQARHREGDGPAGS; encoded by the coding sequence GTGCTCGCGATCCAGGTCCTGCTCATCGTCGTCGTGCTCGTCGTCGGGGTCGTCCTCGTGCGCAGCACCGCCGGCGCCCGGCACCAGGCCGTGCGACGGCTGCTGCTGGCCGCGCTCGTGGCGCTCGCCGTGGCCAGCATCCTCGTCCCGACGGCCGTGACCGCGGCGGCGAACGTCGTGGGGGTGGGCCGCGGTGCGGACCTGCTGCTGTACGGGCTGGTGATCGCGTTCCTGGGGTTCGTCGTCTCCTCCTACCGCCGCGCCCGGCACCTGGAGGAGACGGTCACCGAGCTCGCCCGCCGGCTGGCGCTCGACGAGGCCCCGCCACCGGAACAGGCCCGCCACCGCGAGGGTGACGGGCCTGCCGGGAGCTGA